ATTACAAGGGAAACGTGTAGCTCTCATAGTCGATAAACTGTATATTGATAACCAAATGTTCCCGAGACACcaagactactccatggctattcTAAATATTTAAAAGTTCCCATAGAGTAGTcgaataatggaacacccaatactatTCATGGTAGGgttgtaatttaaaaaaagaaaacaataaaatactacaattgatttaaaaaataaactacAAATACGTTATACCTTTCAAGATAGGGAATGTTGTAAAATAATTAGTATTCGACGTTCTATTTATAGTATTTATAAATATATAAGATAGCATGAGAAGAAAGCATAATTATTGAAATAATACATCTTCAAATATAAGGAACTGTACTCAAAAGTACTCAAAAAACTGAAAATAGGTAGGAATCAACATGGTATGGATAAAACACAGCAAACAGAAGAcatagaaggcacagtatgtgggtatgtgctGGTATATTGGTTGCAAATGCCATAGCCCATGTGTGTCTGCGAGCAGGAGTTGTGACAGAGAGAGCTTTCAATTTTGTGCAGATATGAGATATAGACGTTAAATAAATTATAAATATagtttatttattgtcctatcatgatggAACGGTCCCCAACCCTCAACACCCACCTGAGCGACCCATACAGTAAGGAGAAGTCCTTATCTGTTTTATAGGCTTACTGCAAGTAGCCTATGCGCAGCCAAGACACTAAGATAAATGCAGTCAGAGACCAACTaaagcagcactgccccctcaagattctgagcctgcctggcagggttggtcctacaaagccaaagctagaaatccagggcttaaaaacaaaggtgtcagtgtatgctgatgattcatgttttctttaaatccacaatttgtaTCCCTGCACaacctcatagaggatctagatactttttctaacctctctggattacaaacAAATTATGTGTACTATATTACATaatggatcacaaaaaaatacaacttttatatTACCGTGTAGTATAAAATGGTCTGAcactgctcccgagtggcgagtggcgcagcggtctaaggcactgcatctcagtgctagaggtgtcactacagaccatggttcgattccaggctgtataacaacagaccgtgattgggagtcccataggggggtgcacaattggcccagcatcgcccAGGTtagtgtttggccggggtaggccgtcattgtaaataagaatttgttcttaactgacttgcctagttaaataaaggataaataaaaataaaatgtggaCAAACACGGTATTCATAtcctgaaagaaagaaattatctcCCTACAGTACATTTTCATATAatgttagcaaaaatagataagatcttgctaccatggaaaggaaaatacctgtctatttttatgaaaaatcaccctgattaactctttagtcatatcccggtttacctatttgcttatagCCTTGCCtatcacgttttagggaagacTCAGAtacagacagtgtcgaagtaacaaaggtttattactagaacagggggccggcaaaacgacaggtcaagggcaggcagaggtcagtaatgcagatcagagtccaaaaggtacagaacgggcagacagtctcagggtcagagcaggcaAAATGGTAAAACCAGGaaacaggaactagaaacagacaggagcaaggggtgaaaccactggtaggcttgacgaacaaagCAAACTGgcgagagacaaacagagaacacaggtataaatacacaggggataatggcgggagatgggagacacctggtggggggtggagacaagcacaaagacaggtgaaacagatcagggtgtggcaTTCAGAACTTTTGTTAAACAGCACagtaaaaatatatggcaaatataaatcaaactggatggtcttcagagatagatgggagggggtaagagtagctgaaggatggggttaaaaacaaacaaaagataactattgtaaaatacattgtgtccgtaaaatgtatatagtatgtataagctggaaataGAAGcttaagtgttgttgtccattagtttactccaattaggggaggggtggtagggttggaGGAAAATGATGAAGAAaaatcacacctccatgctttacagGTGGGAACCGCACgtgtggagatcatctgttcaccttcTGTGTCTAACAAAgtcacggcggttggaaccaaaaatctcacatttggactcatcagaccaaaggacagatttccaccagtctaatgtacATTGttcgtgttttttggcccaagcaagtctcttattattattggtgtcctttattagtggtttctatcaattagaccatgaaggcctgattcacacagtctcctctgaacagttgatgttgagatgtgtctgttacttatttgggctgcaatctgaggtgcagttaactttaatgaacatatcctctgcagcagagggaactctgggtcttccattcctgtggcgatcctcatgagagccagtttcatcatagcgcttgatgttgtttttgactgcacttgaagaaactttaaaagttcttgacattttttgtattgactgaccttcatgtctgaaggtaatgatgtactgtcatttctctttgcttatttgagcttttgatttaaaaaagatatatatatatttgagctttaaccaaattgggctatcttctgtataccacccctaccttgtcacaacacaactgattggctcaaaagcattaagaaggaaagaaattccacaaattaactttttaattaacacctgttaattgaaatgcattcctggtgactacctcatgaagctggttgagagaatgccaagagtgtgtaaagatgtcatcaaggtgaagggtgactactttgaagaatctcaaatataaaatatattttgatttgtttaacacttttttggttactacatgattccatttgtgttatttcatagttttgatgtcttcactattattctacaatgtagaaaaaagtaaaataaagaaaaacccttgaatgagtaggtgtgtccaaacttttgactggtactgtccatgctgttgtgatgatgatgaggatgatgatgactGATAACAACGACAACAATGATGggctaataataatattataataacaaATACTAATGGTTCTTTTTATTTTTCCTCATAGCGCTTCTGTCACAACAGATATGGAAGTGAAGCTGAAAGCACTTGAGTGTCACTTTACATGGGGAATAGAAAAGGCTGACATCAAGGACCGGGACAGCCTCCCTGAAAAACTTCTGGATCGCATCATGAAGTTCAGCACTTCGAACCATGCCACATATTTCAACTTACTAGCCTTTCTGAGCCACCTGGAGGAAAACAATGTTAGTGCTCTTGAGTATCTCCACAAGGCTGAGAGTGCATTGAAGAATAGACAGGATGATACAGAGTTACTGGTAACCTATGCTAACTTTGCATGGGTTCACTATCACTCAGGGAACATGAATGATGTGGATGCCTACATTGGAAAGCTGGAAAACATCCATAAGGGTTTTACGACTGCTATTCAAGGCAGTTTACCTTCAATACATGGTGAGAAGGCTTGGAGTTTTCTAAGGCTTGGGGGGCTATTTTACAAGGGGGCAAAGCAGAGCTTTAAGAAAGCTCTTAAGGGAGAACCAGACAATGCATCCTTCAACGTGGGCTATGCCATGGTCCTGTACAGGTTGGAGGGGTTAGCCATTGGTAGAAAAGAGAGGTTGGCGCATACTGAAGGTGCTACTCAGCTAAGGAAAGCCTTATCCTTAGAGCCCGATAACACTGAAGTCATGGTCCTGCTAGCCCTGCAGCTTCAACACCAAAGTAGACATGAATCCATGAAACTCATCAAAGAGGCCCTCAGACTGTCTCCTGACGTGCCTCACGTCATACGTTACGTGGCAGAGTTTTTCAGTCACGAGGGCATCAATGAGACCCTGGAGGTTCTGAAGAAAGCTGTGAAACTGTCTCCAAACTCCTCCTTCATGCATTACCAAATCGGCCGGTGTCACAAACACCAGTTCAACCAGATGTCTAagcagaggaggaaagggagctGGGTCAATGCACGCCAGATAAAAGAGAAGACAGAGCTCTGCATCCATTACTTCTCCAGAGCTGTGGAACTGAAGCCATCCAACGTCCAATTCAGGTTTAACCTAGCTGAGGCTTACGGAGAAAACTACCAGCTGGAGGAGGCGATGAAGATCTTCACCAACCTGCTGAAAGATGAGTCCCTTAGTGACTCAGACAAGCAGCAATGCTACACCGGTTTCGGCCTGTTTCTGTTCTACAGGAAGAAAGACGTGGATGGTGCTGTGACCCAGTTCAAAAAGGCCTACCAGATTCCGATTAAGAGTTGGAACAGGAATAAGGCTAGGATGAGGCTGAAGCAGATCGCTTACCAGAAGAGAGTTGGCGAGACCTCTGAGATTTTCGCCACTGAAGATAAAAAAGGCAGGAATGCTGAAGAGCCAAGGAGAGTCGAGGTGCACTCTTCAGACACAGATGACCTTACAGATGCCCTAGGCAAAGGAATGAAACTGAAATGATATAAGGGAGACCGGTGATGGTTGTCACAGTGCTAATTACTCCCAATTGAAATGGAGCTGTGTAATAATTTTAAGGTAAAAATTTGTGAATTATTTGAAATAACAATCCATTTCAGAATGACAAAACATTGGGCTGAGCGGAATTTAGGTTTTCGTAGTTAAAAgtaaaacaataaaaataaaaaaaatcttatcGGACTATGCATGAACAATGTTTGTtgaaaagaggaaagagagaaatacATATTTCAAACCAATTCCTAGGTCAAGCTAACTAGCATCTTAATTAGCATTGGGAGGATCGTTGGGGATGTTTGTCACATGGAATACGGGGTTGGTTGTCACTTTTAACAATGCAACTGCCAGTATACAATAAATCCCAAACTATTTTGTTCTTGTGATATAAAGAGCTCCCTTCTTTGCCTTTCTCCCACATATGTTTTCTGTCACACACCAAcacgatttatacttttacttttgatacttaagtatatttagaaccaaatacttttagacttttactcaagtaatattttactgggtgacttaaatttttacttgagtaactttctattaatgtatagatacttttactcaagtatcacaattgggtactttttccacctctgATTTCAACCCTTGACCTTGTTCTTTCTCCAAACATCAAAAAGAGTCTTGTAAGATATACTGGTGCTGAGAAATACACAAGAGTAAAAAGTGTGACAACCAACCACCCCTATCTTACAACGCATGGCTTATAGGAGTACTGCTACATGCATTTGAATGGTTTTAATTGTAAAGCGTAACATTAACTTCAAGTTGCGTGCATGTTTCTTatgttattttttctattttttattgCAACTACAACAAAAAATGATTTAGAATGTATTGCTTTAGGAGTTTTTATGTCTTTGGATGTGTCTCCTTTCAGGTAGTGGATTAGATATCTTCACCGACCGTTCGTCTGTTGTTGCTCTTGTAACTGGTATTAACATTGTGAAAGAGATAATAAAACATAATGCCAAAAACGTGATGATTTTGAGCTTGTTGACTTGCTTCTTTCTACTTTGCTCCAAAAACCAACCGGATGGCCAAATATTAAATCTTCTTATTGTTCCCTCTAAGTATTTCCATGCTGGCACTTTGCCAGACGTTTGGAGGGAGTTGCTGCAAGTTTGACAGTGAGTTGACCTTTCATTTAGTCGAAAAGGAACAATAAGACAATAATATTTTGACATTGTTCACCTTTAAAGATACATTTCTTAACtaaataaaacatatttcatGACAGATATTAGTATGTGTAGTGAGTAGGCTGTATATAAAGGGGTAGGCTATGGCTCTGGTGACAGGGACATTGTAGTGCTGACTATCACCATCTGAAGACAGATGTTATGATGGCCAACATTATTCAATTTATTTTAGATTTGGGTTTGAAAATACTATTGGGATATAGCCAACTGGATGAAAATTCCCCTACTTGCATGTTGTATGTAGGCCATAATGCAACTTCCGATGATGTTCACTGTCCTGTTAGAGGATGATTCCCGCAATGACAAGCAGCGCTGCTACACTGGCTTCGGCCTGTTTCTGTTCTCCAAGAAGAAACACCAGGATGGCGCTGTGACATTCTTCAAAAAGGCCTACCAGATTCAGACTGAGAGTTGGGACAGGAAGCAGGCTAGGAAGAGGATGAAGTGGATCACAGGGATCTGCCACCAAGACTCGTCTTGGTGTACTCAAGAAGAGAGTCTGCGAAGCATTTGAGATTTTGGCGTTCCTCGTCCCTGAGGACAAAGAGGACGGCTGAGGAGTACACCAGGAGAGCTAAGATTCACTCTGCAagccactttacccctacctacatgtacaaattactttgactaacctgtacccctgcacattgactctgtaccggtaccccctgtatatagcctcattgttattttattttgttgcttttattttatttgatattttttaccttattttattttgtaaatattttctgaactctatttattgaactgcattgttggttaagggtttttAAGGGTTTGTAACTGAGCTTTTccctgtaaggtttacacctgttgtatttggcacatgtgacaaataacattttattttattttatttgaaacaCAGATTATATTTCCATGCTGAACCTTACTGTAACACCACATGTTTTACATTGAAATACTGCTGTATGCATTTAAATGTGTTTCTGTAACTGTAACTTCAAGTAGTGTGTACCTTTCTTAAGTTTGATTTCAAAATCAATATAGAGTTAGAATATATTACCTATGGAAAACATGTTTCTATGTCTTTGGATGTGTCCCATTTCAGGTTAATTAGATATGACCATTCAACTGCAGTAGCTCTTGTAAGTGACATTAACATTGTGTAGAGATAATAAAACATATTACCAACATCTTTGAGCGCATTAACATTATTTTCTACTTGATTACAAAAGTCAACATTGCTTGTGAATTCCTTGACTGCATGACATTTATTCTTATTACAGAACTATTGTGTGTAATGCAGTCAGACAGGGAAAATAAGGCTCTCGTGACCGTGACATTTGTATGCTGACTATAATCACCCGAAGACAGCTTCTGTATTATGGCCAACGTCATTTTTATATTATAATAAAATGTTATGACTTATTACATGGTTAAGTATTCATCAATAAATGCAGCTCTACCATGTTGAAGATACATAGGCCAGAAcagagccagaacagcttcaatgcaccttggcaaaGATTCTACAAGTATCTGTATCTCTATTGGAGGGATAAGATACCATTCTttcatgagaaattccatcaatTGGTGTTTTGTcacaggcgccgctccagaatttGAGTCTTGCATGAATTTTAAGCCCTACCCATTCCCGTGACATTCAGGTCCTACCCTACCCAGACCCGATTGCTTCTGCCAAATTTAAGGCCTGGCCCGGGCTTGACCG
This genomic stretch from Salvelinus namaycush isolate Seneca chromosome 4, SaNama_1.0, whole genome shotgun sequence harbors:
- the ifit9 gene encoding interferon-induced protein with tetratricopeptide repeats 9, which codes for MVLFIFPHSASVTTDMEVKLKALECHFTWGIEKADIKDRDSLPEKLLDRIMKFSTSNHATYFNLLAFLSHLEENNVSALEYLHKAESALKNRQDDTELLVTYANFAWVHYHSGNMNDVDAYIGKLENIHKGFTTAIQGSLPSIHGEKAWSFLRLGGLFYKGAKQSFKKALKGEPDNASFNVGYAMVLYRLEGLAIGRKERLAHTEGATQLRKALSLEPDNTEVMVLLALQLQHQSRHESMKLIKEALRLSPDVPHVIRYVAEFFSHEGINETLEVLKKAVKLSPNSSFMHYQIGRCHKHQFNQMSKQRRKGSWVNARQIKEKTELCIHYFSRAVELKPSNVQFRFNLAEAYGENYQLEEAMKIFTNLLKDESLSDSDKQQCYTGFGLFLFYRKKDVDGAVTQFKKAYQIPIKSWNRNKARMRLKQIAYQKRVGETSEIFATEDKKGRNAEEPRRVEVHSSDTDDLTDALGKGMKLK